A genomic stretch from Apodemus sylvaticus chromosome 12, mApoSyl1.1, whole genome shotgun sequence includes:
- the Scyl3 gene encoding protein-associating with the carboxyl-terminal domain of ezrin isoform X3 yields METVCKVPQATAEFLRSIQSVRDPASIPPEEMSPEFSALPESLGHARDAYSFGTLVDSLLPIFNEQVSADVLSSFLQTLHSALLNPTPKCRPALSTLLSHDFFRNDFLEVVNFLKSLTLKSEDEKTEFFKFLLDRVSCLSEELIASRLVPLLLNQLVFAEPVAVKSFLPYLLGPKKENAPGETPCLLSPALFQSRVIPVLLQLFEVHEEHVRMVLLSHIEAYVEHFTQEQLKKVILPQVLLGLRDTSDSIVAVTLRSLAVLVSLLGPEVVVGGERTKIFKRTAPSFTKTSDLSPEGSPMHVVCSQQSRISEVLENPSSTAFPEWFSGNMPSNSRKHIQKEYCNALLQTGDQFSHTIKFPMNGLSDVKNTSEDKGNFPAGSNKPEEWPDWSEPEEPEHQTANIHIRPQEPCDVAESQHTNLNAEELSWDDCESSFGTEVSTAARAAPMPVTSGEQTPTAALLPLTEESKPLQPSPASKTSHRQHDEIKPPPVSQERSLKARSELGLGEEFTIQVKKKPVQDPELDWFADMIPEIKPSGTFLILPELRTEVMVPDKDNVSSAMQFSSKFAATEMTECPCVLLQGEAEGWEGEELAWEDNNW; encoded by the exons ATGGAGACTGTCTGCAAAGTTCCTCAGGCCACAGCAGAG TTTCTCAGGAGTATCCAGTCAGTAAGAGACCCGGCATCTATTCCTCCTGAGGAGATG TCTCCAGAATTTTCAGCCCTTCCGGAGTCCCTCGGACACGCCCGGGATGCCTATTCGTTTGGAACTTTGGTGGACAGCTTGCTCCCCATCTTTAATGAGCAGG TTTCAGCggatgttctctccagcttcctacAGACCCTGCACTCAGCTCTGCTGAATCCCACGCCCAAGTGTCGGCCAGCACTCAGCACCTTACTGTCCCATGATTTCTTCAG aAATGATTTTCTAGAAGTTGTGAATTTCTTGAAAAGCTTGACATTAAAGAGTGAAGATGAAAAGACTGAATTTTTCAA ATTTCTGCTGGACCGAGTGAGCTGCCTGTCAGAAGAATTAATAGCTTCAAGATTGGTGCCTCTTCTGCTTAACCAACTGGTGTTTGCTGAGCCAGTAGCTGTTAAGAGTTTCCTTCCCTATCTACTTGGACCTaaaaaag AGAATGCACCAGGAGAGACGCCGTGCTTGCTCTCACCAGCGCTGTTCCAGTCACGAGTGATCCCTGTGCTTCTCCAGTTGTTCGAGGTCCACGAGGAGCATGTGCGGATGGTGTTACTGTCCCACATCGAGGCCTATGTGGAGCACTTTACTCAGGAACAGCTAAAGAAAGTCATCTTGCCACAG GTACTACTGGGCCTTCGTGATACCAGCGATTCCATTGTGGCAGTTACTCTCCGTAGCCTGGCAGTGCTGGTGTCTTTACTTGGACCAGAAGTGGTTGTGGGAGGAGAAAGAACTAAGATCTTTAAGCGCACTGCTCCAAGCTTTACCAAAACTAGTGACCTTTCCCCTGAAG GTTCTCCCATGCATGTTGTCTGCAGCCAGCAGAGTCGGATCTCAGAAGTCTTGGAGAACCCCTCCTCTACTGCATTCCCTGAATGGTTTTCTGGCAACATGCCCAGCAACAGCAGGAAGCACATACAGAAAGAATATTGCAATGCTCTCTTACAGACAG GTGATCAGTTTTCTCACACTATTAAATTCCCTATGAATGGACTCTCAGATGTGAAAAACACTTCAGAGGACAAGGGAAACTTCCCTGCGGGTTCTAATAAGCCTGAGGAGTGGCCTGACTGGAGTGAGCCTGAGGAGCCTGAGCACCAGACTGCCAATATTCACATACGTCCCCAAGAACCCTGTGATGTAGCAGAGTCCCAGCACACAAATCTGAACGCAGAGGAGTTGTCCTGGGATGACTGTGAGTCTAGCTTTGGTACTGAAGTGAGCACAGCAGCTAGAGCTGCTCCCATGCCTGTTACCTCAGGGGAACAGACACCCACTGCAGCTTTGCTTCCTCTCACTGAAGAGTCAAAGCCCTTGCAACCCAGTCCTGCCTCAAAGACTAGTCACAGACAGCATGATGAAATCAAACCACCCCCAGTGTCACAAGAAAGATCCCTGAAGGCTCGATCGGAACTTGGTTTAGGAGAAGAGTTTACCATTCAAGTAAAAAAGAAGCCAGTACAAGATCCCGAGTTGGACTGGTTTGCAGATATGATCCCAGAAATTAAGCCTTCAGGTACTTTTCTTATTCTGCCTGAACTAAGGACAGAAGTGATGGTCCCTGACAAAGATAACGTCTCATCAGCTATGCAGTTTTCCTCAAAGTTTGCTGCAACAGAAATGACCGAG TGTCCATGTGTTCTGTTGCAGGGAGAGGCAGAAGGCTGGGAAGGAGAAGAGCTAGCCTGGGAAGATAACAACTGGTGA
- the Scyl3 gene encoding protein-associating with the carboxyl-terminal domain of ezrin isoform X2 translates to MGSENSALKSYTLKESPYTLPSGLAVYPAILQDGKCASVFVYKRENEDKVNKAAKHLKTLRHPCLLRFLSCTVEADGIHLVTERVQPLEVALETLSPAEVCAGIYDVLLALIFLHDRGHLTHNNVCLSSVFVSEDGHWKLGGMETVCKVPQATAEFLRSIQSVRDPASIPPEEMSPEFSALPESLGHARDAYSFGTLVDSLLPIFNEQVSADVLSSFLQTLHSALLNPTPKCRPALSTLLSHDFFRNDFLEVVNFLKSLTLKSEDEKTEFFKFLLDRVSCLSEELIASRLVPLLLNQLVFAEPVAVKSFLPYLLGPKKENAPGETPCLLSPALFQSRVIPVLLQLFEVHEEHVRMVLLSHIEAYVEHFTQEQLKKVILPQVLLGLRDTSDSIVAVTLRSLAVLVSLLGPEVVVGGERTKIFKRTAPSFTKTSDLSPEGSPMHVVCSQQSRISEVLENPSSTAFPEWFSGNMPSNSRKHIQKEYCNALLQTGDQFSHTIKFPMNGLSDVKNTSEDKGNFPAGSNKPEEWPDWSEPEEPEHQTANIHIRPQEPCDVAESQHTNLNAEELSWDDCESSFGTEVSTAARAAPMPVTSGEQTPTAALLPLTEESKPLQPSPASKTSHRQHDEIKPPPVSQERSLKARSELGLGEEFTIQVKKKPVQDPELDWFADMIPEIKPSGTFLILPELRTEVMVPDKDNVSSAMQFSSKFAATEMTEGEAEGWEGEELAWEDNNW, encoded by the exons ATGGGATCAGAGAACAGCGCTTTAAAGAGCTACACACTGAAAGAGTCTCCTTACACCTTACCATCTGGACTGGCTGTTTATCCCGCCATACTGCAAGATGGGAAATGTGCTTCCGTGTTTGTATATAAGCGAGAAAACGAAGACAAGGTTAACAAGGCTGCCAAG CACTTAAAGACACTCCGTCACCCTTGCTTGCTAAGATTTTTATCTTGTACTGTGGAAGCAGATGGCATTCACCTCGTCACTGAGAGAGTGCAGCCTCTGGAAGTGGCCTTGGAAACCCTGTCTCCTGCAGAAGTCTGTGCTGGAATCTATGACGTATTGCTGGCTCTTATCTTCCTTCATGACAGA GGACACCTGACACACAACAATGTCTGCTTATCGTCTGTTTTTGTGAGTGAGGACGGGCACTGGAAGCTTGGAGGCATGGAGACTGTCTGCAAAGTTCCTCAGGCCACAGCAGAG TTTCTCAGGAGTATCCAGTCAGTAAGAGACCCGGCATCTATTCCTCCTGAGGAGATG TCTCCAGAATTTTCAGCCCTTCCGGAGTCCCTCGGACACGCCCGGGATGCCTATTCGTTTGGAACTTTGGTGGACAGCTTGCTCCCCATCTTTAATGAGCAGG TTTCAGCggatgttctctccagcttcctacAGACCCTGCACTCAGCTCTGCTGAATCCCACGCCCAAGTGTCGGCCAGCACTCAGCACCTTACTGTCCCATGATTTCTTCAG aAATGATTTTCTAGAAGTTGTGAATTTCTTGAAAAGCTTGACATTAAAGAGTGAAGATGAAAAGACTGAATTTTTCAA ATTTCTGCTGGACCGAGTGAGCTGCCTGTCAGAAGAATTAATAGCTTCAAGATTGGTGCCTCTTCTGCTTAACCAACTGGTGTTTGCTGAGCCAGTAGCTGTTAAGAGTTTCCTTCCCTATCTACTTGGACCTaaaaaag AGAATGCACCAGGAGAGACGCCGTGCTTGCTCTCACCAGCGCTGTTCCAGTCACGAGTGATCCCTGTGCTTCTCCAGTTGTTCGAGGTCCACGAGGAGCATGTGCGGATGGTGTTACTGTCCCACATCGAGGCCTATGTGGAGCACTTTACTCAGGAACAGCTAAAGAAAGTCATCTTGCCACAG GTACTACTGGGCCTTCGTGATACCAGCGATTCCATTGTGGCAGTTACTCTCCGTAGCCTGGCAGTGCTGGTGTCTTTACTTGGACCAGAAGTGGTTGTGGGAGGAGAAAGAACTAAGATCTTTAAGCGCACTGCTCCAAGCTTTACCAAAACTAGTGACCTTTCCCCTGAAG GTTCTCCCATGCATGTTGTCTGCAGCCAGCAGAGTCGGATCTCAGAAGTCTTGGAGAACCCCTCCTCTACTGCATTCCCTGAATGGTTTTCTGGCAACATGCCCAGCAACAGCAGGAAGCACATACAGAAAGAATATTGCAATGCTCTCTTACAGACAG GTGATCAGTTTTCTCACACTATTAAATTCCCTATGAATGGACTCTCAGATGTGAAAAACACTTCAGAGGACAAGGGAAACTTCCCTGCGGGTTCTAATAAGCCTGAGGAGTGGCCTGACTGGAGTGAGCCTGAGGAGCCTGAGCACCAGACTGCCAATATTCACATACGTCCCCAAGAACCCTGTGATGTAGCAGAGTCCCAGCACACAAATCTGAACGCAGAGGAGTTGTCCTGGGATGACTGTGAGTCTAGCTTTGGTACTGAAGTGAGCACAGCAGCTAGAGCTGCTCCCATGCCTGTTACCTCAGGGGAACAGACACCCACTGCAGCTTTGCTTCCTCTCACTGAAGAGTCAAAGCCCTTGCAACCCAGTCCTGCCTCAAAGACTAGTCACAGACAGCATGATGAAATCAAACCACCCCCAGTGTCACAAGAAAGATCCCTGAAGGCTCGATCGGAACTTGGTTTAGGAGAAGAGTTTACCATTCAAGTAAAAAAGAAGCCAGTACAAGATCCCGAGTTGGACTGGTTTGCAGATATGATCCCAGAAATTAAGCCTTCAGGTACTTTTCTTATTCTGCCTGAACTAAGGACAGAAGTGATGGTCCCTGACAAAGATAACGTCTCATCAGCTATGCAGTTTTCCTCAAAGTTTGCTGCAACAGAAATGACCGAG GGAGAGGCAGAAGGCTGGGAAGGAGAAGAGCTAGCCTGGGAAGATAACAACTGGTGA
- the Scyl3 gene encoding protein-associating with the carboxyl-terminal domain of ezrin isoform X1, with protein MGSENSALKSYTLKESPYTLPSGLAVYPAILQDGKCASVFVYKRENEDKVNKAAKHLKTLRHPCLLRFLSCTVEADGIHLVTERVQPLEVALETLSPAEVCAGIYDVLLALIFLHDRGHLTHNNVCLSSVFVSEDGHWKLGGMETVCKVPQATAEFLRSIQSVRDPASIPPEEMSPEFSALPESLGHARDAYSFGTLVDSLLPIFNEQVSADVLSSFLQTLHSALLNPTPKCRPALSTLLSHDFFRNDFLEVVNFLKSLTLKSEDEKTEFFKFLLDRVSCLSEELIASRLVPLLLNQLVFAEPVAVKSFLPYLLGPKKENAPGETPCLLSPALFQSRVIPVLLQLFEVHEEHVRMVLLSHIEAYVEHFTQEQLKKVILPQVLLGLRDTSDSIVAVTLRSLAVLVSLLGPEVVVGGERTKIFKRTAPSFTKTSDLSPEGSPMHVVCSQQSRISEVLENPSSTAFPEWFSGNMPSNSRKHIQKEYCNALLQTGDQFSHTIKFPMNGLSDVKNTSEDKGNFPAGSNKPEEWPDWSEPEEPEHQTANIHIRPQEPCDVAESQHTNLNAEELSWDDCESSFGTEVSTAARAAPMPVTSGEQTPTAALLPLTEESKPLQPSPASKTSHRQHDEIKPPPVSQERSLKARSELGLGEEFTIQVKKKPVQDPELDWFADMIPEIKPSGTFLILPELRTEVMVPDKDNVSSAMQFSSKFAATEMTECPCVLLQGEAEGWEGEELAWEDNNW; from the exons ATGGGATCAGAGAACAGCGCTTTAAAGAGCTACACACTGAAAGAGTCTCCTTACACCTTACCATCTGGACTGGCTGTTTATCCCGCCATACTGCAAGATGGGAAATGTGCTTCCGTGTTTGTATATAAGCGAGAAAACGAAGACAAGGTTAACAAGGCTGCCAAG CACTTAAAGACACTCCGTCACCCTTGCTTGCTAAGATTTTTATCTTGTACTGTGGAAGCAGATGGCATTCACCTCGTCACTGAGAGAGTGCAGCCTCTGGAAGTGGCCTTGGAAACCCTGTCTCCTGCAGAAGTCTGTGCTGGAATCTATGACGTATTGCTGGCTCTTATCTTCCTTCATGACAGA GGACACCTGACACACAACAATGTCTGCTTATCGTCTGTTTTTGTGAGTGAGGACGGGCACTGGAAGCTTGGAGGCATGGAGACTGTCTGCAAAGTTCCTCAGGCCACAGCAGAG TTTCTCAGGAGTATCCAGTCAGTAAGAGACCCGGCATCTATTCCTCCTGAGGAGATG TCTCCAGAATTTTCAGCCCTTCCGGAGTCCCTCGGACACGCCCGGGATGCCTATTCGTTTGGAACTTTGGTGGACAGCTTGCTCCCCATCTTTAATGAGCAGG TTTCAGCggatgttctctccagcttcctacAGACCCTGCACTCAGCTCTGCTGAATCCCACGCCCAAGTGTCGGCCAGCACTCAGCACCTTACTGTCCCATGATTTCTTCAG aAATGATTTTCTAGAAGTTGTGAATTTCTTGAAAAGCTTGACATTAAAGAGTGAAGATGAAAAGACTGAATTTTTCAA ATTTCTGCTGGACCGAGTGAGCTGCCTGTCAGAAGAATTAATAGCTTCAAGATTGGTGCCTCTTCTGCTTAACCAACTGGTGTTTGCTGAGCCAGTAGCTGTTAAGAGTTTCCTTCCCTATCTACTTGGACCTaaaaaag AGAATGCACCAGGAGAGACGCCGTGCTTGCTCTCACCAGCGCTGTTCCAGTCACGAGTGATCCCTGTGCTTCTCCAGTTGTTCGAGGTCCACGAGGAGCATGTGCGGATGGTGTTACTGTCCCACATCGAGGCCTATGTGGAGCACTTTACTCAGGAACAGCTAAAGAAAGTCATCTTGCCACAG GTACTACTGGGCCTTCGTGATACCAGCGATTCCATTGTGGCAGTTACTCTCCGTAGCCTGGCAGTGCTGGTGTCTTTACTTGGACCAGAAGTGGTTGTGGGAGGAGAAAGAACTAAGATCTTTAAGCGCACTGCTCCAAGCTTTACCAAAACTAGTGACCTTTCCCCTGAAG GTTCTCCCATGCATGTTGTCTGCAGCCAGCAGAGTCGGATCTCAGAAGTCTTGGAGAACCCCTCCTCTACTGCATTCCCTGAATGGTTTTCTGGCAACATGCCCAGCAACAGCAGGAAGCACATACAGAAAGAATATTGCAATGCTCTCTTACAGACAG GTGATCAGTTTTCTCACACTATTAAATTCCCTATGAATGGACTCTCAGATGTGAAAAACACTTCAGAGGACAAGGGAAACTTCCCTGCGGGTTCTAATAAGCCTGAGGAGTGGCCTGACTGGAGTGAGCCTGAGGAGCCTGAGCACCAGACTGCCAATATTCACATACGTCCCCAAGAACCCTGTGATGTAGCAGAGTCCCAGCACACAAATCTGAACGCAGAGGAGTTGTCCTGGGATGACTGTGAGTCTAGCTTTGGTACTGAAGTGAGCACAGCAGCTAGAGCTGCTCCCATGCCTGTTACCTCAGGGGAACAGACACCCACTGCAGCTTTGCTTCCTCTCACTGAAGAGTCAAAGCCCTTGCAACCCAGTCCTGCCTCAAAGACTAGTCACAGACAGCATGATGAAATCAAACCACCCCCAGTGTCACAAGAAAGATCCCTGAAGGCTCGATCGGAACTTGGTTTAGGAGAAGAGTTTACCATTCAAGTAAAAAAGAAGCCAGTACAAGATCCCGAGTTGGACTGGTTTGCAGATATGATCCCAGAAATTAAGCCTTCAGGTACTTTTCTTATTCTGCCTGAACTAAGGACAGAAGTGATGGTCCCTGACAAAGATAACGTCTCATCAGCTATGCAGTTTTCCTCAAAGTTTGCTGCAACAGAAATGACCGAG TGTCCATGTGTTCTGTTGCAGGGAGAGGCAGAAGGCTGGGAAGGAGAAGAGCTAGCCTGGGAAGATAACAACTGGTGA